A DNA window from Fragaria vesca subsp. vesca linkage group LG3, FraVesHawaii_1.0, whole genome shotgun sequence contains the following coding sequences:
- the LOC101296188 gene encoding ribulose bisphosphate carboxylase/oxygenase activase 2, chloroplastic-like isoform 2, giving the protein MASTVSTVGAVNRTPLSLNSSGAGSSIPSSAFLGSSLKKVNNTRLSYQKTVSAGNLRITAEIDETKQSKTDKWKGLAYDISDDQQDITRGKGMVDTVFQAPSGTGTHNPIMSSYDYVSTGLRTYNLDNNMDGFYIAPAFMDKLVVHITKNFMSLPNIKIPLILGIWGGKGQGKSFQCELVFAKMGITPIMMSAGELESGNAGEPAKLIRQRYREASDIIRKGKMCALFINDLDAGAGRMGGTTQYTVNNQMVNATLMNIADNPTNVQLPGMYNKEDNARVPIIVTGNDFSTLYAPLIRDGRMEKFYWAPTREDRIGVCIGIFKTDNIPEEDVVKIVDTFPGQSIDFFGALRARVYDDEVRKWISGVGVDGIGKKLVNSKEGLPTFEQPKMTLEKLLGYGNMLVQEQDNVKRVQLAETYLSQAALGDANQDSIKRGDFYG; this is encoded by the exons ATGGCTTCCACAGTCTCAACTGTTGGAGCTGTTAACAGAACACCC TTGAGCTTGAACAGCTCTGGTGCTGGAAGCTCAATCCCAAGCTCAGCTTTCTTGGGCAGCAGTTTGAAGAAGGTCAACAACACAAGACTCTCCTACCAAAAAACTGTATCTGCAGGTAACTTGAGAATCACAGCAGAAATCGATGAGACAAAGCAGTCGAAAACAGACAAGTGGAAAGGCCTAGCTTATGACATTTCTGATGACCAACAAGACATTACAAGAGGAAAGGGAATGGTTGATACTGTGTTCCAAGCTCCCAGTGGAACTGGGACTCACAATCCCATCATGAGCTCTTACGATTACGTCAGCACTGGACTTCGAAC GTACAACTTGGATAACAACATGGATGGGTTTTACATAGCTCCAGCTTTCATGGACAAGCTTGTGGTTCATATCACCAAGAACTTCATGAGCCTGCCTAACATTAAG ATTCCCCTCATTCTTGGTATATGGGGAGGAAAAGGTCAGGGAAAATCATTCCAGTGTGAGCTTGTGTTTGCCAAGATGGGAATTAC CCCCATCATGATGAGTGCTGGAGAATTAGAAAGTGGGAATGCAGGAGAACCAGCAAAGTTGATCAGACAAAGATATCGTGAGGCTTCAGACATCATCCGAAAAGGAAAAATGTGTGCCCTCTTCATCAACGATCTAGATGCAGGTGCTGGTAGGATGGGTGGAACCACACAGTACACTGTGAATAACCAGATGGTCAACGCAACCCTCATGAACATTGCTGATAACCCAACAAATGTGCAGCTCCCCGGTATGTACAACAAGGAGGACAATGCTAGAGTGCCGATTATAGTCACTGGTAATGACTTCTCTACATTGTATGCGCCTCTTATCCGTGATGGTCGTATGGAGAAGTTTTATTGGGCTCCCACAAGGGAAGACAGGATTGGTGTTTGCATCGGAATCTTCAAGACTGATAATATTCCTGAGGAGGATGTTGTTAAGATTGTAGACACATTCCCTGGTCAATCTATTG ATTTCTTTGGTGCCCTTCGAGCTCGAGTCTACGATGATGAAGTGAGGAAGTGGATATCTGGTGTTGGAGTAGACGGCATTGGGAAGAAGCTTGTGAACTCAAAAGAAGGTCTCCCAACTTTTGAGCAGCCTAAGATGACACTGGAGAAGCTTCTTGGGTATGGTAACATGCTTGTTCAAGAGCAGGACAATGTCAAGAGAGTTCAACTTGCTGAGACTTACTTGAGTCAAGCAGCACTTGGAGATGCAAACCAGGATTCTATCAAGAGAGGAGATTTCTATGGTTAG
- the LOC101295696 gene encoding chaperone protein DnaJ-like isoform 2: MHGFLALLPQPHTLYFFNLSSSRSLLYLQIRPKSSAPNLGYPSKTNLNLVVLSSHSSSFSSFSSKRRRFVTRASRRESPYEVLGVSPSATDVEIKKAYRKLALKYHPDVNKEANAQEKFMRIKHAYSTLLSSKSRGKYDSSYGSDYSYSGSQRSQRKKAPEEEEFYGFEDFFRDIQAEFQNWEESASKQGKPRSLWEELSEIGEEFVEFLEKELNITDPEVEPNNINEGPEKGNPSRNSGTERMGSASKKESTPGASIEENIDEIEATLAQLKKELGL; encoded by the exons ATGCATGGATTTCTGGCTCTTCTGCCACAACCCCACACCCTCTATTTCTTCAACCTCTCTTCTTCAAGATCCCTTCTCTACCTCCAAATCAGACCCAAATCCTCCGCACCCAATTTGGGTTACCCTTCAAAAACCAACCTGAATCTCGTCGTCTTGTCTTCCCACTCTTCGAGTTTCTCAAGTTTCAGTAGCAAACGACGACGCTTTGTTACGAGAGCGAGCCGCAGGGAGTCTCCTTACGAAGTTCTGGGAGTGTCTCCTTCTGCTACTGATGTGGAGATCAAGAAGGCCTATCGCAAACTTGCTCTTAAGTATCACCCAGATGTTAATAAAGAG GCAAATGCGCAGGAGAAATTTATGAGGATTAAACATGCGTATAGTACATTGCTGAGTTCAAAATCTCGGGGGAAATATGACTCTAGTTATGGATCTGACTATTCCTATTCTGGATCTCAAAGAAGCCAAAGGAAGAAGGCTCCAGAGGAAGAAGAGTTTTATGGATTCG AGGACTTCTTTAGAGATATTCAAGCAGAATTCCAGAACTGGGAAGAAAGTGCTTCTAAACAAGGAAAGCCAAGGAGTCTGTGGGAGGAACTGTCG GAAATTGGAGAAGAATTTGTGGAATTTCTCGAGAAAGAACTCAACATAACGGATCCGGAGGTTGAACCAAATAACATCAATGAAGGGCCTGAGAAGGGCAATCCGTCCAGAAATTCTGGGACAGAGAGAATGGGAAGTGCAAGTAAAAAGGAATCCACCCCGGGGGCTAGTATTGAAGAGAATATTGATGAGATAGAAGCTACTCTTGCTCAGTTGAAAAAGGAATTGGGATTGTAG
- the LOC101296188 gene encoding ribulose bisphosphate carboxylase/oxygenase activase 2, chloroplastic-like isoform 1, whose translation MASTVSTVGAVNRTPLSLNSSGAGSSIPSSAFLGSSLKKVNNTRLSYQKTVSAGNLRITAEIDETKQSKTDKWKGLAYDISDDQQDITRGKGMVDTVFQAPSGTGTHNPIMSSYDYVSTGLRTYNLDNNMDGFYIAPAFMDKLVVHITKNFMSLPNIKIPLILGIWGGKGQGKSFQCELVFAKMGITPIMMSAGELESGNAGEPAKLIRQRYREASDIIRKGKMCALFINDLDAGAGRMGGTTQYTVNNQMVNATLMNIADNPTNVQLPGMYNKEDNARVPIIVTGNDFSTLYAPLIRDGRMEKFYWAPTREDRIGVCIGIFKTDNIPEEDVVKIVDTFPGQSIDFFGALRARVYDDEVRKWISGVGVDGIGKKLVNSKEGLPTFEQPKMTLEKLLGYGNMLVQEQDNVKRVQLAETYLSQAALGDANQDSIKRGDFYGQAAQQVHVPVPEGCTDRTASNFDPTARSDDGSCEYQL comes from the exons ATGGCTTCCACAGTCTCAACTGTTGGAGCTGTTAACAGAACACCC TTGAGCTTGAACAGCTCTGGTGCTGGAAGCTCAATCCCAAGCTCAGCTTTCTTGGGCAGCAGTTTGAAGAAGGTCAACAACACAAGACTCTCCTACCAAAAAACTGTATCTGCAGGTAACTTGAGAATCACAGCAGAAATCGATGAGACAAAGCAGTCGAAAACAGACAAGTGGAAAGGCCTAGCTTATGACATTTCTGATGACCAACAAGACATTACAAGAGGAAAGGGAATGGTTGATACTGTGTTCCAAGCTCCCAGTGGAACTGGGACTCACAATCCCATCATGAGCTCTTACGATTACGTCAGCACTGGACTTCGAAC GTACAACTTGGATAACAACATGGATGGGTTTTACATAGCTCCAGCTTTCATGGACAAGCTTGTGGTTCATATCACCAAGAACTTCATGAGCCTGCCTAACATTAAG ATTCCCCTCATTCTTGGTATATGGGGAGGAAAAGGTCAGGGAAAATCATTCCAGTGTGAGCTTGTGTTTGCCAAGATGGGAATTAC CCCCATCATGATGAGTGCTGGAGAATTAGAAAGTGGGAATGCAGGAGAACCAGCAAAGTTGATCAGACAAAGATATCGTGAGGCTTCAGACATCATCCGAAAAGGAAAAATGTGTGCCCTCTTCATCAACGATCTAGATGCAGGTGCTGGTAGGATGGGTGGAACCACACAGTACACTGTGAATAACCAGATGGTCAACGCAACCCTCATGAACATTGCTGATAACCCAACAAATGTGCAGCTCCCCGGTATGTACAACAAGGAGGACAATGCTAGAGTGCCGATTATAGTCACTGGTAATGACTTCTCTACATTGTATGCGCCTCTTATCCGTGATGGTCGTATGGAGAAGTTTTATTGGGCTCCCACAAGGGAAGACAGGATTGGTGTTTGCATCGGAATCTTCAAGACTGATAATATTCCTGAGGAGGATGTTGTTAAGATTGTAGACACATTCCCTGGTCAATCTATTG ATTTCTTTGGTGCCCTTCGAGCTCGAGTCTACGATGATGAAGTGAGGAAGTGGATATCTGGTGTTGGAGTAGACGGCATTGGGAAGAAGCTTGTGAACTCAAAAGAAGGTCTCCCAACTTTTGAGCAGCCTAAGATGACACTGGAGAAGCTTCTTGGGTATGGTAACATGCTTGTTCAAGAGCAGGACAATGTCAAGAGAGTTCAACTTGCTGAGACTTACTTGAGTCAAGCAGCACTTGGAGATGCAAACCAGGATTCTATCAAGAGAGGAGATTTCTATG GCCAGGCAGCCCAACAAGTTCATGTACCAGTTCCTGAAGGATGTACTGATCGAACAGCCTCAAACTTCGACCCAACAGCTAGGAGTGACGATGGTAGCTGCGAATACCAACTATAA
- the LOC101310883 gene encoding uncharacterized protein LOC101310883, protein MAQLERPQRHGDAEATTPSEQRKLAVNPTMEHYLRGTDFLRSSSPTSLSSPVASHDAEDDHNHHQKKSVLTKVIEKAKKLKHSLSTKKKHHDNDSHETDTSTPAWSANLNDNEVEEEDAEYLGAPMYKSETAPEAYRETAKLPSPVLSEKHVLSSGYSQNSEHNNEKSPSSDQIVAESVITKLPNEIFTGIVLTRTLSSKETATKAAATKPHSPKKSVSASNSPLKPHSSPRQTLTESEATKILSPKKTITETVTEKLGAGYATVSEKLGTGYATVSEKLGTGYATASEKLGTGYATASEKLGTGYNTASEKLGTGYNAASEKLGTVTHTASEKLGTVSHTASEKLVGPAYATVSDATHAIASKIESLTVSPPFPTNRENATASRPDPSKIKGLTVTAPPPSQSITASPQALSASAAEHRSLTRVALESPQPSSAPAGHGKTAEQIWDKGVSVKEYLIHKFEPGEDEKALSQVISDVMSPRKGPGEAGVVEKVKGAITSLLRNDESPRATTISQSPLSSTQSALCPTQSVVSPIQPALSTSPRIPISTNAYEVVEEENRGRIPQAN, encoded by the exons ATGGCTCAACTCGAACGTCCGCAAAGACATGGTGATGCTGAAGCTACAACGCCCTCTGAGCAAAGAAAACTTGCTGTTAATCCTACTATGGAACACTATCTTCGAG GAACTGACTTTTTGAGGTCGTCATCACCAACATCCTTATCATCTCCAGTTGCGAGCCATGATGCCGAAGATGATCACAACCACCATCAAAAGAAATCGGTTCTCACCAAGGTGATAGAGAAAGCTAAGAAACTGAAGCACTCACTCAGCACCAAGAAGAAACATCATGACAATGATAGCCATGAGACCGATACTAGCACCCCTGCATGGAGTGCTAACTTGAATGACAATGAAGTTGAAGAAGAAGATGCTGAATACCTAGGAGCGCCAA TGTACAAATCAGAGACAGCACCTGAAGCATACAGGGAGACCGCAAAGCTACCAAGTCCTGTGCTTTCTGAGAAGCATGTTTTGTCGAGCGGTTACAGTCAGAACTCTGAACATAATAATGAGAAGTCTCCTAGTTCTGACCAGATAGTAGCCGAAAGCGTGATCACAAAGCTTCCCAATGAGATATTCACAGGAATTGTTCTCACGAGGACTCTTAGTTCTAAGGAGACAGCAACTAAGGCTGCAGCCACAAAGCCTCATAGTCCAAAAAAGTCAGTAAGTGCAAGTAATTCCCCTCTCAAGCCTCACAGCAGTCCTAGGCAGACACTAACCGAATCTGAGGCCACAAAGATTCTTAGTCCTAAGAAGACAATAACTGAAACTGTGACTGAGAAGTTGGGAGCAGGCTATGCCACCGTATCTGAGAAGTTGGGAACAGGCTATGCCACCGTATCGGAGAAGTTGGGAACAGGCTATGCCACAGCATCAGAGAAGTTGGGAACAGGTTATGCCACAGCATCAGAGAAGTTGGGAACAGGCTACAACACAGCATCAGAGAAATTAGGAACAGGCTACAATGCAGCATCAGAGAAGTTGGGAACAGTGACCCATACAGCATCAGAGAAGTTAGGAACAGTCAGCCATACAGCGTCAGAGAAGTTAGTAGGACCTGCTTATGCCACAGTATCAGATGCAACACATGCAATTGCGTCGAAGATAGAAAGTCTCACTGTGTCACCCCCATTTCCAACAAACAGAGAGAATGCCACTGCTTCACGCCCGGATCCCTCAAAAATAAAAGGTCTCACTGTCACAGCCCCACCACCTTCACAGAGCATTACAGCTTCTCCACAAGCATTGTCAGCATCAGCAGCCGAGCATAGATCTTTGACACGTGTAGCTCTAGAGTCTCCACAACCTTCATCAGCCCCAGCAGGTCATGGAAAGACTGCCGAGCAAATATGGGACAAGGGGGTTTCTGTAAAGGAGTACTTGATTCATAAGTTTGAGCCCGGGGAAGATGAGAAAGCACTTTCACAAGTGATATCTGATGTGATGAGTCCGAGGAAAGGTCCAGGTGAAGCTGGTGTGGTGGAGAAGGTGAAAGGGGCTATAACTTCATTGCTTCGGAACGATGAATCCCCCAGAGCTACTACTATTTCACAGTCACCATTGTCCTCAACGCAGTCAGCCTTGTGCCCAACACAGTCAGTTGTGTCCCCAATACAGCCGGCCTTGTCTACATCGCCACGCATTCCCATCTCTACCAATGCTTATGAAG TCGTTGAGGAAGAAAATCGGGGAAGAATACCTCAGGCTAATTGA
- the LOC101295696 gene encoding chaperone protein DnaJ-like isoform 1 has product MHGFLALLPQPHTLYFFNLSSSRSLLYLQIRPKSSAPNLGYPSKTNLNLVVLSSHSSSFSSFSSKRRRFVTRASRRESPYEVLGVSPSATDVEIKKAYRKLALKYHPDVNKEANAQEKFMRIKHAYSTLLSSKSRGKYDSSYGSDYSYSGSQRSQRKKAPEEEEFYGFGNFVRDVQITIEDFFRDIQAEFQNWEESASKQGKPRSLWEELSEIGEEFVEFLEKELNITDPEVEPNNINEGPEKGNPSRNSGTERMGSASKKESTPGASIEENIDEIEATLAQLKKELGL; this is encoded by the exons ATGCATGGATTTCTGGCTCTTCTGCCACAACCCCACACCCTCTATTTCTTCAACCTCTCTTCTTCAAGATCCCTTCTCTACCTCCAAATCAGACCCAAATCCTCCGCACCCAATTTGGGTTACCCTTCAAAAACCAACCTGAATCTCGTCGTCTTGTCTTCCCACTCTTCGAGTTTCTCAAGTTTCAGTAGCAAACGACGACGCTTTGTTACGAGAGCGAGCCGCAGGGAGTCTCCTTACGAAGTTCTGGGAGTGTCTCCTTCTGCTACTGATGTGGAGATCAAGAAGGCCTATCGCAAACTTGCTCTTAAGTATCACCCAGATGTTAATAAAGAG GCAAATGCGCAGGAGAAATTTATGAGGATTAAACATGCGTATAGTACATTGCTGAGTTCAAAATCTCGGGGGAAATATGACTCTAGTTATGGATCTGACTATTCCTATTCTGGATCTCAAAGAAGCCAAAGGAAGAAGGCTCCAGAGGAAGAAGAGTTTTATGGATTCG GTAATTTTGTGAGGGATGTTCAAATTACAATAG AGGACTTCTTTAGAGATATTCAAGCAGAATTCCAGAACTGGGAAGAAAGTGCTTCTAAACAAGGAAAGCCAAGGAGTCTGTGGGAGGAACTGTCG GAAATTGGAGAAGAATTTGTGGAATTTCTCGAGAAAGAACTCAACATAACGGATCCGGAGGTTGAACCAAATAACATCAATGAAGGGCCTGAGAAGGGCAATCCGTCCAGAAATTCTGGGACAGAGAGAATGGGAAGTGCAAGTAAAAAGGAATCCACCCCGGGGGCTAGTATTGAAGAGAATATTGATGAGATAGAAGCTACTCTTGCTCAGTTGAAAAAGGAATTGGGATTGTAG